From the genome of Ignavibacteriales bacterium, one region includes:
- a CDS encoding T9SS type A sorting domain-containing protein: MKKLVLVSVLLIQFYTTSNIIAQTNALYDIFPLAKWNKYTYNYLFTDSTYYVGSFESFQQDSGRINYTIIDSVNFVSRIEWTVEQEIDLTERIITPLIDSTFKINKKFYFVLTELLENDHPLSASPQSGDSVDTWGRIGIWDFPVYAPNNTTIIINRFNSNIQFEICNNFSDFLDSLWFDSERGLYKRIFKTTYLGNHQIYTQTKINFEGAIVSNDDRTFIYPNKYLLNQNYPNPFNPSTNISWQTPVSCWQTLKVYDVLGNEVATLVNEYRPAGSYEIEFNPASSIKNPASGIYFYRLQAGEYFETKKMILLK; this comes from the coding sequence ATGAAAAAGTTAGTTTTGGTCTCGGTTCTACTAATTCAGTTTTATACGACTTCGAATATCATCGCACAGACAAACGCACTTTATGATATATTCCCATTAGCTAAATGGAATAAATATACTTACAACTATTTGTTTACTGATTCAACTTACTATGTTGGTTCATTCGAATCTTTTCAGCAGGATTCTGGAAGAATAAATTATACTATAATTGATTCTGTAAACTTTGTAAGTAGAATTGAATGGACTGTTGAGCAAGAAATCGATTTAACTGAAAGAATCATCACTCCACTAATAGACTCAACATTTAAGATTAATAAGAAATTTTATTTTGTATTAACTGAATTATTGGAAAATGATCACCCATTATCTGCAAGCCCTCAATCTGGGGATTCTGTTGATACTTGGGGAAGAATTGGCATATGGGATTTTCCAGTTTATGCACCAAATAATACGACTATTATAATCAATAGATTTAATTCAAATATTCAATTTGAAATTTGTAATAATTTCTCAGACTTTTTGGATTCACTATGGTTTGACAGCGAAAGAGGTTTATATAAGCGAATTTTTAAAACTACATATTTAGGTAATCATCAAATTTATACACAAACTAAAATTAATTTTGAGGGAGCAATTGTTAGTAATGATGATAGAACATTTATTTATCCCAATAAATACTTATTAAACCAAAACTACCCAAACCCATTTAACCCAAGTACAAATATAAGTTGGCAAACGCCAGTTAGTTGTTGGCAAACATTAAAAGTTTATGATGTTTTAGGAAATGAAGTTGCAACTTTAGTAAATGAGTACAGACCAGCAGGAAGTTATGAAATAGAATTTAATCCAGCATCAAGTATCAAGAATCCAGCATCTGGGATATACTTCTATCGCTTGCAAGCTGGTGAGTATTTTGAAACTAAAAAAATGATTTTGTTGAAGTAA
- a CDS encoding T9SS type A sorting domain-containing protein: MKKVIRLFLIIFLDIILFNEHIYCQVDTLWTNQSYIGTLDGYSSVKQTLDGGYIVTGYEYWVVPFFVDIDCILVKFNVQGMIEWKKIFHNLTFDAKGYCVLETSDSNYFITGYKFDYSNIEGSYDLQLIKTNDIGTILWDKSIGGSSWDVGYQAKEIPEGGFVVIGETRSYGVSEKNIFLIETDSMGDTLWTRAFGGAGDDIGCSIELANDGGYVLAGHSNSYGAGPNDVLLIKTNSNGDSLWAKVYGYSGTDCKAYSINSTSDGGYIIAGQIYASSTGNSNVLLIKTDEFGDTLWTKSIGTQLNEYAYSAQQTVDGGYIISGTNGDVLLIKTNELGEVLWTKSWGGQWDEAGFSVQQTSDNGYVIAGHRDIANMVSDGWLLKTKPDITVIEEENSSLPEKFILQQNYPNPFNPSTKISWQAPVSGWQTLKVYDVLGNEVAILVDDYRNAGSYAVEFNASNLPSGVYFYQLKAGYYVETKKMILLK, translated from the coding sequence ATGAAAAAAGTAATTAGACTATTCTTGATAATTTTCTTAGACATAATATTATTTAATGAACATATTTATTGCCAGGTTGATACACTTTGGACCAACCAAAGTTATATCGGCACTTTAGATGGATATAGTTCTGTGAAACAAACACTAGACGGTGGTTACATAGTTACCGGCTATGAGTATTGGGTTGTTCCTTTCTTTGTCGATATAGATTGTATTTTGGTTAAGTTTAATGTGCAAGGTATGATTGAATGGAAGAAAATATTTCACAATTTAACCTTTGATGCGAAAGGATATTGTGTTCTGGAAACCTCCGATAGTAATTATTTTATTACCGGGTATAAATTTGATTATTCAAATATTGAAGGTTCTTATGATCTTCAATTGATTAAAACAAATGATATTGGCACTATCCTTTGGGATAAGTCTATAGGAGGTTCTTCATGGGATGTTGGATACCAGGCAAAAGAAATTCCTGAAGGAGGATTTGTTGTCATTGGTGAGACAAGATCATATGGTGTTTCAGAAAAAAATATTTTTCTTATTGAAACAGATAGTATGGGCGATACATTATGGACCCGAGCATTTGGCGGAGCAGGTGATGATATTGGTTGTTCGATTGAACTAGCAAATGATGGAGGATATGTTTTAGCTGGTCATTCTAATTCTTATGGTGCTGGACCAAACGATGTTTTGTTGATTAAAACAAATAGCAATGGAGATTCGTTGTGGGCAAAAGTTTATGGTTATTCAGGTACTGACTGCAAAGCATATTCGATTAATTCAACGAGTGATGGAGGTTATATTATTGCTGGTCAAATATATGCAAGCAGTACAGGTAACTCTAATGTGTTATTAATAAAGACTGATGAATTTGGAGATACATTATGGACAAAAAGTATTGGAACTCAACTGAATGAATATGCATATTCAGCGCAGCAAACTGTTGATGGAGGGTATATTATTTCAGGAACTAATGGTGATGTTCTACTTATAAAAACAAATGAATTGGGAGAAGTTCTTTGGACAAAAAGCTGGGGTGGTCAATGGGATGAAGCAGGATTTTCAGTTCAGCAAACAAGTGATAATGGTTATGTTATCGCAGGTCATCGAGATATAGCTAATATGGTGTCGGACGGCTGGCTGTTAAAAACCAAACCAGATATAACTGTCATTGAGGAAGAAAATTCAAGTTTACCTGAAAAATTTATACTTCAACAAAACTACCCAAACCCTTTTAACCCAAGTACAAAAATAAGTTGGCAGGCACCAGTAAGTGGTTGGCAAACTTTAAAAGTTTATGATGTTTTAGGAAATGAAGTTGCAATTTTAGTTGATGACTATAGAAATGCAGGAAGTTATGCAGTTGAATTTAATGCAAGCAACTTACCAAGTGGAGTTTATTTCTACCAACTAAAAGCTGGTTATTATGTAGAAACTAAAAAAATGATTTTGTTGAAGTAA
- a CDS encoding oligosaccharide flippase family protein codes for MIAFALAFIRYFMLITDFGFNLSATREISIYRDDIKKVSKIFYSVFIIKALLAIISLLIIVFVVNYFDKFSSDKMVYYLTSLSILGWIMFPQWFFQGIENMKFVTLFNVLSKLFFTISVFIFIKTQDDYLILPLLTSLGLIFSGVFSLIVSLRFFNLKFELPAFSEIKHQFIEGWHVFVSNISINLYTTSNSVLLGFLTNNQVVGYYSAAERIFIAFQQLGMPLFQALFPYFSKLIIDNREKPLAYSIGSLKLLCLLHYLFLYFYQFFLL; via the coding sequence TTGATTGCATTTGCCCTGGCATTTATAAGATATTTTATGCTTATAACGGATTTTGGGTTTAACCTATCAGCAACTAGAGAAATCTCAATTTATAGAGATGATATAAAAAAGGTTTCTAAGATTTTTTATTCAGTTTTTATTATTAAGGCTTTACTCGCAATTATATCTTTGTTAATAATTGTTTTTGTGGTCAATTACTTTGATAAATTTAGTTCTGATAAAATGGTGTATTATTTAACATCATTATCAATACTTGGATGGATCATGTTTCCCCAATGGTTTTTTCAAGGTATTGAAAATATGAAGTTTGTTACATTGTTTAATGTTTTATCAAAGCTTTTCTTTACAATTTCTGTTTTTATTTTTATAAAAACTCAAGACGACTATCTTATTTTGCCACTCCTAACTTCTTTAGGATTGATATTTTCGGGTGTGTTTTCATTAATTGTTTCTCTACGTTTTTTTAATCTTAAATTTGAATTGCCAGCTTTTTCTGAAATAAAGCATCAGTTTATTGAGGGTTGGCATGTTTTTGTTTCAAATATTTCAATTAATTTATATACAACAAGTAACAGTGTATTACTTGGTTTCTTAACTAATAATCAGGTAGTTGGGTATTATTCAGCTGCGGAGAGAATTTTTATTGCTTTTCAACAGTTGGGGATGCCGCTTTTCCAAGCACTCTTCCCATATTTTTCAAAACTCATAATTGATAACCGTGAAAAGCCATTAGCTTATTCAATAGGCTCTTTAAAATTACTCTGCTTGTTACATTATTTATTTCTTTATTTTTATCAATTTTTTCTTCTATAA
- a CDS encoding T9SS type A sorting domain-containing protein — protein sequence MLSSGYENWSPVWKFTTTDYPDILLAPENNSINIPTTVKLLWKRATNAISYLVQVSLDSTFTDSSFSYNVEDTLKVLENLKSYRKYFWKVQPTLSDGNEGWSEIWSFTTLPLPITFKLYQNHPNPFNPNTTISYQLPIACNVRLKIYDILGNEVATLVNEEKPSGSYNVEFTTNNLSSGIYFYRLQAGNFIETKKMILLK from the coding sequence ATCCTTTCCTCAGGTTACGAAAATTGGTCGCCAGTTTGGAAATTTACTACAACTGATTATCCTGACATTTTATTAGCACCGGAAAACAATTCAATAAATATTCCTACCACTGTAAAACTTTTATGGAAAAGAGCTACTAATGCTATATCATATTTAGTTCAAGTTTCACTCGATTCAACTTTTACAGACTCGTCATTTAGCTATAATGTTGAAGATACTCTAAAGGTTTTGGAAAATCTAAAAAGCTACCGAAAGTATTTTTGGAAAGTACAACCAACATTGTCAGATGGCAATGAAGGTTGGTCCGAAATATGGTCATTCACAACGTTGCCGCTACCAATAACATTTAAATTATATCAGAACCATCCAAATCCGTTTAATCCTAATACAACAATTAGCTATCAATTACCAATTGCTTGTAATGTAAGATTAAAAATTTATGATATTTTAGGAAATGAAGTTGCAACACTAGTTAATGAAGAAAAACCTTCAGGAAGTTATAATGTAGAATTTACAACTAATAATTTAAGCTCAGGTATTTACTTTTATCGTCTACAGGCCGGTAATTTTATTGAAACTAAAAAGATGATATTATTAAAATGA
- a CDS encoding GDP-mannose 4,6-dehydratase: protein MKTALITGITGQDGAYLSKYLLEKDYKVIGITRNLQSGNSNGLSFLGVENDVQLVEANVFDLSNIIRLLEKYKPDEFYNLAAQSSVGLSFEQPIGTLEYNIISVANILEAIRIVDKNIKIYQSSSSEMYGNVAKDKLPIDEDFIIHPASPYAISKAAAHWTCVNYREAYNLFISSGILFNHESVLRRQNFVTKKIISSAIKIKKNLLDVLRVGNTSIQRDWGYAPEYIKVMWKMLNVPKPNDYIICTGEAHTLQEFINKVFVKLGLDPEKLVKFDKALYRPVELEVIYGNPKKAKKELDWNYSLSFDELIDKLIEDEMKYQEWWISRNK, encoded by the coding sequence ATGAAAACAGCATTGATAACCGGAATTACAGGACAAGACGGAGCTTATTTAAGTAAGTATCTTTTAGAAAAAGATTATAAAGTAATTGGAATAACCAGAAACCTGCAATCCGGAAATTCAAATGGATTAAGTTTTCTTGGAGTTGAAAACGATGTTCAATTAGTTGAAGCAAACGTTTTTGATCTCTCCAATATTATCCGCTTATTAGAAAAATATAAACCTGATGAATTCTACAATCTTGCTGCACAAAGTTCTGTCGGATTATCATTCGAACAGCCGATCGGCACACTTGAGTATAACATTATCTCTGTAGCAAATATTTTAGAAGCTATTCGTATTGTTGATAAGAATATAAAAATCTATCAATCATCCAGCAGTGAAATGTATGGTAATGTTGCTAAGGATAAACTTCCGATTGATGAAGATTTTATTATTCATCCTGCAAGTCCTTATGCAATTTCTAAAGCTGCTGCACACTGGACTTGCGTAAACTACCGCGAAGCTTACAATTTATTTATCTCAAGCGGTATTTTATTTAATCACGAATCCGTACTTAGAAGACAAAATTTTGTTACAAAAAAAATTATTTCATCTGCAATTAAAATTAAAAAGAACCTTCTTGATGTTCTAAGGGTAGGCAATACATCCATACAAAGAGATTGGGGCTATGCACCTGAATACATAAAAGTAATGTGGAAGATGCTAAACGTACCCAAACCAAATGATTACATAATCTGCACAGGCGAAGCGCACACTTTACAAGAGTTTATTAATAAAGTTTTTGTAAAACTCGGACTTGATCCTGAGAAACTAGTAAAATTTGATAAAGCGCTTTACCGTCCTGTTGAGCTTGAAGTAATTTACGGCAATCCTAAAAAGGCAAAAAAAGAATTAGATTGGAATTACTCTCTATCATTTGATGAACTGATTGATAAACTAATTGAAGATGAAATGAAATACCAGGAATGGTGGATAAGCAGGAATAAATAA